From Polaribacter butkevichii, a single genomic window includes:
- a CDS encoding LytR/AlgR family response regulator transcription factor: MKTIKTILIDDERKALAILKNKIERLCPNLEIVAETQSPKEAIKLIKNLQPQLIFLDISMPEINGFDLLKEFDNPNFEIIFATAFDNYAIEAIKHCAIGYLVKPIDNSDLVSAVKNAAKNIEEKTALQKNKLLIENLGVQTFQMKKMVIPSTEGLEFVKIADIIHCEGIDGYTKIHFSNHKPILSSQSIGHFNKLLINQNFYLVHKSHLINLQHIEKYLNEGYVLLSANHKVPVSRNRRQEFLNNLKA, from the coding sequence ATGAAAACGATTAAAACCATACTTATTGATGATGAGCGAAAAGCATTGGCCATTCTAAAAAATAAAATAGAACGCCTATGCCCAAATTTAGAAATTGTTGCCGAAACGCAAAGCCCTAAAGAAGCTATAAAACTGATAAAAAACCTTCAACCTCAATTAATTTTTTTAGATATTTCTATGCCAGAAATAAATGGTTTCGATTTATTAAAAGAGTTTGACAACCCCAATTTCGAAATTATTTTTGCGACTGCTTTTGATAATTATGCTATAGAAGCAATAAAACATTGTGCCATTGGTTATCTTGTAAAACCTATAGATAATAGTGATTTAGTGTCAGCTGTAAAGAATGCTGCTAAGAATATAGAAGAGAAAACAGCTCTACAAAAAAACAAGTTACTTATAGAAAATTTGGGCGTACAAACTTTTCAAATGAAAAAAATGGTAATTCCATCTACAGAAGGGTTAGAGTTTGTAAAAATAGCAGACATTATTCATTGTGAAGGTATAGATGGGTACACAAAAATTCATTTTAGTAATCACAAACCTATTTTGAGCTCACAAAGCATTGGTCATTTTAATAAACTGTTAATAAACCAAAATTTTTATTTAGTACATAAATCTCATTTAATCAATTTACAACATATAGAAAAATATTTAAATGAAGGTTATGTGTTATTAAGTGCTAACCATAAAGTACCTGTATCTAGAAACAGGAGACAAGAATTTTTAAATAATTTAAAAGCTTAA
- a CDS encoding alpha/beta hydrolase, with protein MTFCLLIIICIVIVACLLLYCFQEKFIFLNGNSLDKKYSFRFSNTFDEVFIHTDNNNYINALHFKRPKPKGVVLFCHGNKGNLIKWGERISYLLEYNYEVLVFDYRNYGKSTGNYNENSMYCDALSVYNHLKKDFKEENIVVYGFSLGGTFATRIAAENTPKELVLEAPFYNFKKAAKFKFRWSPTFLLKYKFKSDKDIAKVTSPITIFHGNKDKTTSFKQSKRLLEQNTSIRNKYVEIDGGTHHNLKEFAIYNSILKEILER; from the coding sequence TTGACGTTCTGCCTACTAATTATTATATGTATTGTTATTGTTGCTTGCCTATTACTTTACTGTTTTCAAGAAAAATTTATATTTCTGAATGGTAATTCTTTAGATAAAAAATATTCGTTTCGTTTTTCAAATACGTTTGATGAAGTTTTTATTCATACTGATAATAATAACTACATTAATGCCCTTCACTTTAAACGACCAAAACCCAAGGGTGTTGTTTTATTTTGCCATGGAAATAAAGGGAATTTAATAAAATGGGGAGAACGGATTTCTTATTTATTAGAGTATAATTATGAAGTCTTAGTTTTTGATTATAGAAACTACGGTAAGAGTACTGGCAACTACAATGAGAATAGTATGTATTGTGATGCTTTATCTGTTTACAATCACTTAAAAAAGGATTTTAAAGAAGAAAATATTGTTGTTTACGGCTTTTCATTAGGTGGTACTTTTGCTACAAGGATAGCAGCCGAAAACACTCCAAAAGAATTAGTGTTAGAAGCACCTTTTTACAACTTTAAAAAAGCAGCTAAATTTAAATTTAGATGGTCACCAACATTTTTATTGAAGTATAAATTTAAGTCTGATAAGGATATTGCTAAGGTAACCTCACCGATTACCATATTTCATGGTAATAAGGATAAAACAACCAGTTTTAAGCAATCTAAAAGGTTATTAGAACAAAATACATCTATCAGAAATAAATACGTAGAAATTGATGGTGGAACGCATCATAATTTAAAAGAATTTGCTATTTATAATTCTATTCTAAAAGAAATTTTAGAACGATAG
- a CDS encoding retropepsin-like aspartic protease, with amino-acid sequence MGSINKILKKRKYIKIKLKKIATNHLELKATINGVKGRFILDTGASNSCVGLDLITHFNLDAQESETKAAGAGATGMETQQSDNNSLKIGDWKTKKCHLVLFDLSHVNTALTQHNAKEVHGIIGADVLHKGKAFIDYNKKVLYLKKTKK; translated from the coding sequence ATGGGTAGTATCAATAAAATTTTAAAGAAGCGGAAGTATATCAAAATAAAGCTAAAGAAAATTGCTACCAATCATTTAGAATTGAAAGCAACAATTAATGGTGTAAAAGGACGTTTTATTCTAGATACTGGCGCTTCAAACTCGTGTGTTGGATTAGATTTGATAACTCATTTTAATTTGGATGCTCAAGAAAGTGAAACAAAAGCTGCTGGAGCAGGAGCAACGGGTATGGAAACTCAGCAATCTGACAATAACTCTTTAAAAATAGGTGATTGGAAAACAAAGAAATGCCATTTGGTGTTATTTGATTTATCGCATGTAAATACAGCTTTAACACAACACAACGCTAAAGAAGTACACGGAATTATTGGTGCGGATGTTCTACACAAAGGAAAAGCTTTTATAGATTACAATAAAAAGGTTTTGTACCTAAAAAAAACAAAGAAATAA
- a CDS encoding GatB/YqeY domain-containing protein — protein MSLQKQVMDKMKEAMKAKDTVALQALRAVKSAFLLAKTETGVQADITEEQELKIIQKQVKQRKDSAAIFVEQGREDLAAPELAELAVLEQFLPEALSEDKIEEVVIAAIQKLGASGMKDMGKVMGVVSKELAGQADGKVISTLVKKNLM, from the coding sequence ATGAGTTTGCAAAAACAAGTAATGGATAAAATGAAAGAAGCAATGAAAGCAAAAGATACTGTTGCTTTACAAGCTTTAAGAGCAGTTAAATCTGCCTTTTTATTAGCAAAAACAGAAACAGGTGTTCAGGCAGATATTACAGAAGAGCAAGAGTTGAAAATTATTCAGAAACAAGTTAAGCAAAGAAAAGATAGTGCTGCTATTTTTGTAGAACAGGGTAGAGAGGATTTGGCTGCACCTGAATTAGCAGAATTGGCGGTTTTAGAACAGTTTTTACCTGAGGCCCTATCAGAAGACAAAATAGAAGAAGTAGTCATTGCAGCGATTCAAAAATTAGGTGCATCTGGTATGAAAGATATGGGGAAAGTAATGGGAGTTGTTTCTAAAGAATTAGCAGGACAAGCTGATGGGAAAGTAATATCTACTTTAGTAAAAAAGAATTTAATGTAA